A genomic stretch from Bacillus sp. E(2018) includes:
- a CDS encoding ribonucleoside-diphosphate reductase subunit alpha, with protein sequence MKMTTENSLLGECLRSCVKSFPNIQAENFLSNAEKLESHTQESSSLYRQLIMEALNGLNAENPQWTFVASQIYLRQLYEEVMKNRMETENQPYTNFYGLITKLVSMNIYDDTILSAYSKEELEKAENMIDPSRDNLFTYIGVKTLADRYLAKGFNHEIYELPQERWMLIALYLMRDENASKRLQLVEEAYWALSNLYMTVATPTLANAGKSYGQLSSCFIDTIDDSLRGIFDSNTDAATVSKGGGGLGIYLGKIRARGSDIKGFKGNSSGVIPWMKQLNNTAVSVDQLGQRQGAIAVYLDIWHKDILEFLDAKLNNGDERMRTHDLFTGVCLPDLFMESVEKREDWYLFDPHEVRKIKGYSLEDFYDETIGSGRFRERYADCVEDERLSKKCIPAIEIMKRIMRSQLETGTPFMFYRDTVNRLNPNSHKGMVYASNLCTEIMQNMSATVVTSEEAENGEIVIRKTPGDFVVCNLSSLSLAKVIGDDVLKRVIDIQIRMLDNVIDLNRIDVPQAELTNKKYRAIGVGTFGWHHLLAKEGIKWESDEAVTYADHLYETINYYVINASCELAKEKEKYPAFSGSDWETGNYFSKRNYSSKEWKSLKERVSRYGLRNGYLIAVAPNSSTSIIANSTPSVDPIFKKFYSEEKKNYKIPVTAPDLNAETTWFYKSAFLIDQAWSIEQNAARQRHVDQSISFNLYVNHNIKAKDLLNLHMLSFKKGLKTTYYTRSTSIELEGCESCES encoded by the coding sequence ATGAAAATGACAACTGAAAACTCTTTGCTCGGGGAGTGCTTAAGAAGTTGTGTCAAAAGTTTTCCGAACATTCAAGCTGAAAACTTTTTAAGTAATGCGGAAAAATTGGAAAGCCATACACAGGAGTCCAGCTCACTTTATAGACAGTTGATCATGGAGGCGTTAAATGGATTAAATGCAGAGAACCCACAGTGGACGTTTGTGGCATCACAAATCTATTTAAGGCAGTTATATGAAGAAGTCATGAAGAATCGAATGGAGACAGAAAATCAGCCCTATACGAACTTCTATGGGTTGATTACAAAGTTAGTAAGTATGAATATCTATGATGATACCATTCTATCAGCATACTCAAAGGAAGAATTAGAGAAAGCTGAAAACATGATCGACCCATCGAGAGATAATCTTTTTACATATATTGGGGTCAAAACTCTTGCGGACCGATACCTGGCAAAAGGGTTCAACCATGAAATTTATGAATTGCCACAAGAACGCTGGATGTTAATTGCATTGTATTTAATGAGAGACGAGAATGCATCAAAAAGGCTTCAATTAGTAGAAGAAGCATACTGGGCACTCTCCAATCTATATATGACTGTTGCCACCCCGACTTTAGCCAATGCAGGCAAGAGTTATGGTCAGCTTAGCTCTTGTTTTATAGATACGATCGACGATAGTTTAAGAGGGATCTTTGATTCTAATACAGATGCTGCAACGGTTTCGAAAGGTGGCGGCGGACTTGGGATCTATCTCGGTAAGATTAGGGCGAGAGGTTCTGATATTAAAGGGTTTAAAGGAAACTCATCAGGTGTAATACCGTGGATGAAGCAGTTGAACAACACGGCCGTATCTGTAGATCAGCTTGGCCAAAGGCAGGGTGCGATTGCCGTCTACTTAGATATTTGGCATAAAGATATTCTAGAGTTTCTTGATGCGAAATTAAATAATGGTGATGAACGAATGAGAACGCATGACCTATTTACAGGTGTGTGTCTGCCTGACCTTTTTATGGAAAGTGTGGAAAAACGTGAGGACTGGTATCTGTTCGATCCTCACGAGGTAAGAAAGATCAAAGGTTATTCTTTAGAAGATTTCTATGATGAAACGATTGGATCAGGAAGATTTAGAGAAAGATATGCTGATTGTGTAGAAGATGAGCGACTTTCAAAAAAGTGTATACCTGCTATTGAAATTATGAAACGGATCATGAGGTCGCAGCTTGAGACAGGAACACCGTTCATGTTTTATCGAGATACGGTAAACCGGTTGAATCCTAATTCTCACAAAGGGATGGTCTATGCATCTAACCTGTGTACAGAAATCATGCAAAACATGTCTGCAACTGTCGTCACGTCAGAGGAAGCAGAGAACGGAGAAATCGTTATCAGAAAAACGCCAGGAGATTTTGTCGTTTGTAACCTGTCGTCTCTTTCGCTAGCAAAAGTAATCGGTGATGATGTACTAAAAAGAGTCATTGATATCCAAATCCGCATGCTTGATAACGTTATTGATCTAAATCGTATAGACGTACCACAAGCAGAGCTTACAAATAAGAAATACCGGGCTATTGGAGTAGGAACGTTTGGATGGCATCACCTTTTGGCTAAAGAGGGGATTAAGTGGGAAAGTGATGAAGCGGTAACATATGCTGATCATCTTTATGAGACAATCAATTATTATGTGATTAATGCTAGTTGTGAGCTAGCGAAAGAAAAGGAGAAATATCCCGCGTTTTCAGGTTCGGATTGGGAAACTGGTAACTACTTTTCGAAACGGAACTATTCTTCTAAAGAGTGGAAGAGTTTAAAAGAAAGAGTCAGCCGATATGGTCTAAGAAATGGGTATCTCATTGCAGTTGCACCGAATTCATCGACTTCAATCATTGCAAATTCAACGCCGAGTGTGGATCCGATATTTAAAAAATTCTATTCAGAAGAAAAAAAGAATTACAAGATCCCTGTAACGGCACCTGACTTGAATGCAGAAACAACATGGTTTTATAAATCCGCGTTCTTGATCGATCAAGCCTGGAGTATCGAACAGAACGCAGCGAGACAGAGGCACGTAGATCAATCCATTTCGTTTAATCTTTATGTCAATCACAACATCAAGGCAAAAGATCTATTAAACCTTCATATGCTTAGCTTTAAAAAGGGATTGAAGACAACTTATTATACCCGGTCTACTTCAATTGAGTTAGAAGGATGTGAAAGCTGTGAAAGCTAA